One window of Penaeus chinensis breed Huanghai No. 1 chromosome 3, ASM1920278v2, whole genome shotgun sequence genomic DNA carries:
- the LOC125042268 gene encoding probable G-protein coupled receptor B0563.6 yields MPSCDCMCVPGPPPLYQGPLDYISANYIAGNMLSLRDHRVQPNCTQELEHEEVHWAVYQIVFPVLVSIGVLANLLNLVVLSRPAMKGVSYRYLNHLAVSDLMYLVFNVPFCLEAFSKISQEMPVPRPAAFYYAHVGIPLVNLFLTMSEYIVVWLSYDRCLAVCRPHKFSSKQRLEVVRVRCLMSLALTICVYSLSPLSQTICCEEADCCVIDSTFTKEYVNWYTAYELFREIYSRFLPAIIITCFNAAIIYTLRQLKREREGRDIINESRQERERRLFFLLMAITVFFYVSAIPSAMYKIIQFNDVFPNFRAVADILEVSGHVFNFVLYFLFSPDYRRTLVGMTTGQPQMTVQTSSFHA; encoded by the exons CCTGCGCGACCACCGAGTGCAACCGAACTGTACCCAGGAGCTTGAACACGAGGAAGTGCACTGGGCGGTGTACCAGATAGTGTTCCCGGTGTTGGTGTCCATCGGTGTCCTCGCTAACCTGCTCAACTTGGTGGTGCTCTCCCGTCCAGCCATGAAGGGCGTGTCCTATAG ATATCTGAACCATCTGGCCGTGAGTGACCTGATGTACCTGGTGTTCAACGTGCCGTTCTGCCTGGAGGCCTTCTCGAAGATCTCCCAAGAGATGCCCGTGCCCCGCCCAGCAGCCTTCTACTACGCCCACGTGGGCATCCCCCTCGTCAACCTGTTCCTCACCATGAGCGAATACATCGTGGTGTGGCTGTCGTACGACCGCTGTCTGGCCGTGTGCCGTCCTCACAAGTTCTCCTCCAAGCAGCGCCTCGAGGTGGTGCGCGTGCGGTGCCTCATGTCGCTCGCGCTCACCATCTGCGTGTACAGCCTGAGCCCGCTGAGCCAGACCATCTGCTGCGAGGAGGCCGACTGCTGCGTCATCGACAGCACGTTCACGAAGGAGTACGTGAACTGGTACACCGCGTACGAGCTGTTCAGGGAAATCTACTCGCGTTTCCTgcccgccatcatcatcacctgctTCAACGCCGCCATCATTTACACGCTGAGACAGCTCAAGCGCGAGCGCGAGGGCCGCGACATCATCAACGAGTCCCGCCAGGAGAGAGAGCGgcgactcttcttcctcctgatgGCGATCACGGTCTTCTTCTACGTCTCCGCCATTCCTAGCGCCATGTACAAGATCATACAGTTCAACGACGTCTTTCCGAACTTCAGAGCCGTGGCTGACATCCTCGAGGTGTCCGGTCACGTGTTCAACTTtgtgctttatttcctcttcagtCCCGACTACCGAAGAACACTAGTTGGCATGACGACGGGGCAGCCGCAGATGACTGTGCAGACGTCGTCATTCCATGCTTAA